From Argopecten irradians isolate NY chromosome 12, Ai_NY, whole genome shotgun sequence, one genomic window encodes:
- the LOC138336608 gene encoding coiled-coil domain-containing protein 77-like — protein MTKRLALMNQRYQDLERRRNLEVEGFKNDIKNLRSRLKDVERQLYKVTMGFAEDMDMKRPDDIDMQILRNVHATAGRSKKIVGELKNLKAKMYGIENNLKHL, from the exons ATGACCAAGCGGCTAGCCTTGATGAACCAGCGGTATCAGGATCTGGAGCGAAGGAGGAACCTTGAAGTCGAGGGCTTTAAAAATGACATCAAAAATCTACGATCTCGACTAAAGGATGTAGAACGACAGCTGTATAAG GTAACAATGGGGTTTGCCGAAGATATGGATATGAAACGTCCAGATGATATAGACATGCAGATATTAAGAAATGTACACGCCACTGCCGGCCGATCAAAGAAAATTGTTGGTGAACTGAAAAATCTCAAAGCCAAAATGTATGGCATTGAAAACAATCTAAAGCATCTGTGA